A genomic stretch from Microbacterium proteolyticum includes:
- a CDS encoding TatD family hydrolase — MQGGDPSQYVRERSADGRRDVSYPPAPEPLGIPVYDNHTHLEIEDGPSTGSGAVGGLSLDEQLERALAVGVHGVVQAGGDVDSSRWSAWAARTHPRVLAAVAIHPNEAPVYEQAGELDAAIAVIDDLAAEPRVRAIGETGLDFFRTEADGIPAQMRSFEAHIALAKKHGIAMQIHDRDAHDAVLETLERVGAPDKTVFHCFSGDADMARIAADRGYYLSFAGNVTFKNAQNLRDALAVTPRDRILVETDAPFLTPAPYRGRPNAPYLIPLTLRFLAAELSVDADELAAQVAENTLQVYGPFED; from the coding sequence ATCCAGGGCGGCGACCCCAGCCAGTACGTGCGCGAGCGCTCGGCCGACGGTCGCCGCGACGTCAGCTATCCGCCCGCGCCCGAGCCGCTCGGCATCCCGGTCTACGACAATCACACGCATCTCGAGATCGAGGACGGCCCTTCGACAGGCTCAGGGGCCGTCGGCGGGCTGTCACTCGACGAGCAGCTCGAGCGGGCACTGGCGGTCGGCGTGCACGGGGTCGTCCAGGCCGGGGGAGACGTCGACTCCTCCCGGTGGTCGGCGTGGGCGGCGCGCACGCACCCGCGCGTGCTGGCCGCGGTGGCGATCCACCCCAACGAGGCACCCGTGTACGAGCAGGCGGGGGAGCTGGATGCCGCGATCGCGGTGATCGACGACCTCGCCGCCGAGCCGCGCGTGCGGGCGATCGGCGAGACGGGCCTGGACTTCTTCCGCACCGAGGCCGATGGCATCCCGGCGCAGATGCGCTCGTTCGAGGCGCACATCGCGCTGGCAAAGAAGCACGGCATCGCCATGCAGATCCACGATCGCGACGCCCACGACGCCGTGCTTGAGACCCTCGAACGCGTCGGCGCGCCCGACAAGACGGTGTTCCACTGCTTCTCCGGCGACGCCGACATGGCGCGCATCGCCGCCGACCGCGGGTACTACCTCTCGTTCGCCGGCAACGTCACGTTCAAGAACGCGCAGAACCTCCGCGATGCTCTGGCGGTGACGCCGCGCGACCGGATCCTGGTCGAGACCGACGCGCCGTTCCTCACGCCCGCGCCCTACCGCGGCCGGCCCAACGCGCCGTACCTCATCCCGCTGACCCTGCGCTTCCTCGCGGCCGAGCTGAGCGTCGACGCCGACGAGCTCGCCGCGCAGGTCGCCGAGAACACGCTGCAGGTCTACGGCCCGTTCGAGGACTGA
- a CDS encoding sugar porter family MFS transporter: MSQTQSIPSNAFTLRSPYGRRAIGLSVAAAVGGFLFGFDSSVINGAVDAVESNFELTQVLTGFVVAVALLGCAVGAVVAGALSDRWGRLKVMLLGAVLFFVSSIGAALTFSVPDLILWRVMSGLGIGIASVVAPAYIAEVAPRQIRGSLASLQQLAITLGIFGALLSDAVLANSAGGAANELWLGMEAWRWMFLVGVVPAAVYGILSFTVPESPRFLLAKGRSDEARAIFARLVPPADLEKTMKDLTQAIETDRKNANVSLRGPVLGLQRIVWIGIILSAFQQFVGINVIFYYSTTLWKAVGFQESDSLLISVITSVTNVLVTLVAIFLVDRVGRKPILLTGSVLMTLSLGAMALAFTFAQGSGSDVSLPAPWGTVALVAANLFVVGFGASWGPLVWVLLGEIFPSRIRGRALGVAAGAQWIANFAITVSFPAMSSWSLPLTYGMYALFAALSFFYVAFRIPETKGMELEQAETLFVEKRKTKA; encoded by the coding sequence GTGAGTCAAACGCAGTCGATACCCTCCAACGCCTTCACCCTGCGAAGCCCTTACGGGCGACGCGCGATCGGACTCTCGGTCGCCGCAGCCGTGGGCGGCTTCCTCTTCGGATTCGACTCCTCCGTCATCAACGGCGCCGTCGATGCCGTCGAGAGCAACTTCGAGCTCACCCAGGTGCTCACCGGCTTCGTGGTCGCCGTCGCTCTGCTCGGCTGCGCGGTCGGCGCGGTCGTCGCCGGTGCGCTGTCGGACCGGTGGGGACGCCTCAAGGTCATGCTGCTCGGCGCGGTGCTCTTCTTCGTCTCCTCCATCGGTGCTGCGCTCACCTTCAGCGTGCCCGACCTGATCCTCTGGCGTGTGATGAGCGGACTGGGCATCGGCATCGCCTCGGTCGTCGCCCCGGCGTACATCGCCGAGGTGGCGCCGCGTCAGATCCGCGGGTCGCTCGCGTCGCTGCAGCAGCTGGCGATCACGCTCGGCATCTTCGGGGCCCTGCTCTCCGACGCGGTGCTCGCCAACAGCGCCGGCGGTGCCGCCAACGAGCTGTGGCTGGGCATGGAGGCCTGGCGCTGGATGTTCCTCGTCGGCGTCGTGCCGGCGGCGGTCTACGGCATCCTGTCGTTCACCGTTCCCGAGTCGCCGCGGTTCCTGCTCGCCAAGGGTCGGTCCGACGAGGCCCGCGCGATCTTCGCCCGCCTCGTGCCGCCCGCGGACCTCGAGAAGACCATGAAGGACCTGACGCAGGCCATCGAGACCGACCGCAAGAACGCGAACGTGTCGCTGCGCGGACCGGTGCTGGGTCTGCAGCGCATCGTCTGGATCGGCATCATCCTGTCGGCGTTCCAGCAGTTCGTCGGCATCAACGTGATCTTCTACTACTCCACGACCCTGTGGAAGGCGGTCGGATTCCAGGAGAGCGACTCGCTGCTCATCTCGGTGATCACCTCGGTCACCAACGTCCTGGTGACGCTCGTGGCGATCTTCCTCGTCGACCGGGTGGGCCGGAAGCCGATCCTCTTGACCGGGTCGGTGCTGATGACGCTGTCGCTCGGCGCGATGGCCCTGGCCTTCACGTTCGCGCAGGGCAGCGGCAGCGACGTGTCGCTTCCGGCGCCGTGGGGCACGGTGGCGCTGGTCGCGGCGAACCTCTTCGTCGTGGGGTTCGGTGCGTCGTGGGGTCCGCTCGTGTGGGTGCTGCTCGGCGAGATCTTCCCCAGCCGCATCCGCGGGCGGGCACTCGGTGTGGCCGCAGGGGCCCAGTGGATCGCCAACTTCGCCATCACCGTGTCGTTCCCGGCGATGTCGAGCTGGTCGCTCCCCCTCACCTACGGCATGTACGCGCTGTTCGCCGCCCTGTCGTTCTTCTACGTGGCGTTCCGCATCCCCGAGACCAAGGGCATGGAGCTCGAGCAGGCCGAGACGCTCTTCGTCGAGAAGCGCAAGACGAAGGCCTGA
- the rsmA gene encoding 16S rRNA (adenine(1518)-N(6)/adenine(1519)-N(6))-dimethyltransferase RsmA — translation MPVSLLGAAEIRRLAADLDVTPTKKLGQNFVVDANTVRKIVHAARVTASDRVVEIGPGLGSLTLAILETDASVVAVEIDHRLAERLPATAAAHDVPEGRLTVIDADALRVDHLPGEPNVLVANLPYNVSVPVLLHFLETFPYLRRGVVMVQAEVGERLAAPPGSKVYGAPSAKAAWYGSWRLAGTVSRQVFWPVPNVDSVLVAFDRDAEPRGSEEHRRRTFQIVDAAFQQRRKMLRQALAGVLGGTAAEASAHLERAGVDPTLRGEQLTIDDYARIAAL, via the coding sequence ATGCCCGTCTCCCTCCTCGGTGCCGCCGAGATCCGTCGGCTCGCCGCCGACCTCGACGTCACCCCCACCAAGAAGCTCGGGCAGAACTTCGTCGTCGACGCCAATACGGTGCGCAAGATCGTGCACGCGGCGCGCGTGACGGCATCCGATCGTGTCGTCGAGATCGGTCCGGGCCTGGGGTCACTGACCCTCGCCATTCTCGAGACGGACGCCTCGGTCGTCGCCGTCGAAATCGACCACCGGCTCGCGGAACGACTGCCCGCCACCGCCGCGGCGCACGACGTGCCCGAAGGCCGCCTCACCGTGATCGATGCCGACGCCCTCCGCGTCGACCACCTCCCGGGCGAACCGAACGTGCTCGTGGCCAATCTGCCGTACAACGTCTCCGTGCCCGTGCTGCTGCACTTCCTCGAGACGTTCCCGTATCTCCGCCGCGGCGTGGTCATGGTGCAGGCCGAGGTGGGGGAGCGACTCGCCGCCCCTCCCGGCTCCAAGGTGTACGGCGCCCCGAGCGCGAAGGCCGCCTGGTACGGATCGTGGCGTCTGGCCGGCACCGTGTCGCGCCAGGTGTTCTGGCCCGTGCCGAACGTCGACAGCGTGCTCGTCGCCTTCGACCGGGATGCCGAGCCCCGCGGCTCCGAGGAGCATCGCCGCCGCACCTTCCAGATCGTGGATGCCGCCTTCCAGCAGCGCCGCAAGATGCTGCGTCAGGCGCTGGCCGGCGTGCTGGGAGGGACCGCGGCCGAGGCGTCGGCGCACCTCGAGCGGGCCGGTGTCGACCCGACGCTGCGCGGCGAGCAGCTCACGATCGACGACTACGCCCGCATCGCCGCGCTCTGA
- a CDS encoding phosphodiesterase produces MRYAEYPRAEHVLLHLSDTHLRAGGAPLYDDVDSEAYLARAVAAIDASGVRPQALIFTGDLADYGEADAYDRVRALVEPLAERLDAKVVWVMGNHDDRAAFRASLLPGDGGDPTAPVDRVDEIDGLRIITLDTSVPGAHHGEVTPAQLRWLADVLATPAPLGTILAMHHPPVPSVLDLAASVELHDQRSLAAVLRGSDVRAILAGHLHYSTFATFAGIPVSVASATCYTQDLMVPVGGTRPQDAAQGFNIVHVYDETIVHSVVPLAVSDALQYVDAAESQRRLHEAGIVVPSSRELSGQVSPPTTPLPILR; encoded by the coding sequence ATGCGTTACGCCGAGTACCCGCGCGCCGAGCATGTGCTGCTGCACCTGAGCGACACCCACCTTCGCGCCGGGGGTGCCCCGCTCTACGACGACGTCGACTCCGAGGCGTACCTCGCCCGGGCGGTCGCCGCGATCGACGCGTCGGGCGTGCGGCCTCAGGCGCTCATCTTCACCGGCGACCTCGCCGACTACGGTGAAGCGGATGCGTACGATCGTGTCCGCGCGTTGGTCGAGCCGCTCGCCGAGCGCCTGGACGCCAAGGTCGTATGGGTCATGGGCAACCACGACGACCGCGCCGCCTTCCGCGCGAGCCTGCTCCCCGGCGACGGCGGCGACCCCACGGCCCCGGTCGACCGAGTCGACGAGATCGACGGACTCCGCATCATCACCCTCGACACCTCCGTGCCCGGCGCGCACCACGGCGAGGTCACCCCCGCTCAGCTGCGCTGGCTCGCCGACGTGCTGGCGACGCCGGCCCCTCTCGGCACCATCCTGGCGATGCACCACCCGCCCGTCCCGAGCGTGCTGGACCTGGCCGCTTCGGTGGAGCTGCACGACCAGCGGAGCCTCGCGGCCGTCCTCCGTGGCAGCGACGTGCGCGCGATCCTCGCCGGGCACCTGCACTACTCCACGTTCGCCACGTTCGCCGGCATCCCGGTGTCGGTGGCGTCGGCCACCTGCTACACGCAGGACCTCATGGTGCCGGTGGGCGGAACCCGTCCGCAGGACGCGGCGCAGGGCTTCAACATCGTGCACGTCTACGACGAGACGATCGTGCACTCGGTCGTGCCCCTGGCCGTGAGCGATGCGCTCCAGTACGTCGACGCCGCGGAGTCGCAGCGCCGTCTGCACGAGGCGGGCATCGTCGTCCCGAGTTCGCGGGAGCTCAGCGGGCAGGTGTCGCCGCCGACGACGCCGCTGCCGATCCTGCGCTGA
- a CDS encoding stealth family protein: protein MRPMVPLSIDTDPWRALLSRSDIRMHDGILHVVDDTATPALAERDDLLTVAAAIEAAGVRVLLVRDANRRPKLVVDTADAAAAITALHDPELGPIYLKARGEDPVPAHSVRPSAGAVQAYAVFRPRTSTEGSYRYGASLAPRLELWRFGDKTVEAPRPSALTRRRFAAADLDLVEVERYGRRWTTVAGMFEQHPNEFTADVDMVFSWVDGSSSEFQRQRAARMKGYVVGDGDDNAARYRQVDELRYALRSVHMYAPWVRRIFIATDSPTPEWLADHPKVTIVRSEEFFADPSVLPTHNSHAVEAQLHRIPGLAEHFLYSNDDMFFGRPVTPELFFSSGGVTRFVESGVRIGSGPAHVERSGHDNGLRVNRALLKERFGRVITLDLEHCATPLRRSVAYELEREFAEDYARTAASRFRSATDISVTNSLYHHYALATGRAVITTQPRTRYVQTTQLDSLRTMERLVSRRDTDMFCLNDGSVPEIPEEVRVPALRACLERYFPVTAPWEKPSVSAGSAAASSAATPAR, encoded by the coding sequence ATGCGCCCGATGGTCCCCCTGTCGATCGACACCGACCCCTGGCGCGCGCTGCTCTCCCGGTCCGATATCCGGATGCACGACGGCATCCTGCACGTCGTCGACGACACCGCCACGCCGGCCCTCGCCGAGCGCGACGACCTGCTGACGGTCGCCGCGGCGATCGAAGCCGCGGGAGTGCGCGTGCTGCTCGTGCGCGACGCCAACCGTCGCCCGAAACTCGTCGTCGACACCGCCGACGCCGCAGCCGCGATCACCGCGCTTCACGACCCGGAGCTGGGGCCGATCTACCTGAAGGCCCGGGGAGAAGATCCCGTGCCCGCGCACAGTGTCCGCCCCTCCGCCGGAGCGGTGCAGGCCTACGCGGTCTTCCGTCCGCGCACCTCGACGGAGGGCTCGTACCGCTACGGGGCGTCGCTCGCGCCGCGGCTCGAGCTCTGGCGCTTCGGTGACAAGACGGTCGAGGCCCCCCGCCCCAGCGCCCTCACCCGGCGTCGATTCGCCGCCGCCGATCTGGACCTCGTCGAGGTCGAGCGGTACGGACGCCGCTGGACGACCGTCGCCGGCATGTTCGAGCAGCATCCCAACGAGTTCACCGCCGACGTCGACATGGTCTTCTCGTGGGTCGACGGGTCGTCGAGCGAGTTCCAGCGCCAGCGCGCCGCACGCATGAAGGGCTACGTCGTCGGCGACGGCGACGACAACGCCGCCCGCTACCGTCAGGTCGACGAGCTGCGCTACGCGCTGCGCAGCGTGCACATGTACGCGCCCTGGGTGCGTCGCATCTTCATCGCCACCGACTCCCCCACTCCCGAGTGGCTGGCCGACCACCCGAAGGTGACGATCGTGCGCAGCGAAGAGTTCTTCGCCGACCCCTCGGTGCTGCCGACGCACAACTCGCACGCCGTCGAGGCGCAGCTGCACCGCATTCCGGGGCTGGCCGAACACTTCCTCTACAGCAACGACGACATGTTCTTCGGACGCCCGGTGACCCCCGAGCTGTTCTTCAGCAGCGGCGGCGTGACGCGTTTCGTCGAGAGCGGCGTGCGCATCGGCAGTGGTCCGGCGCACGTGGAGCGCTCGGGACACGACAACGGCCTGCGCGTCAATCGCGCGCTGCTGAAAGAGCGCTTCGGCCGCGTCATCACCCTCGACCTCGAGCACTGCGCGACCCCGCTGCGCCGCTCGGTGGCGTACGAGCTGGAGCGCGAGTTCGCGGAGGACTACGCCCGGACGGCGGCGAGCCGCTTCCGCTCGGCGACCGACATCTCGGTGACCAACAGCCTGTACCACCACTACGCCCTCGCGACGGGCCGTGCGGTGATCACCACCCAGCCGCGGACGCGCTACGTGCAGACCACCCAGCTCGACTCGCTGCGCACGATGGAGAGGCTGGTCTCGCGTCGCGACACCGACATGTTCTGCCTCAACGACGGCAGCGTCCCCGAGATCCCCGAAGAGGTGCGCGTGCCGGCGCTGCGCGCCTGCCTCGAGCGGTACTTCCCGGTGACCGCCCCGTGGGAGAAGCCGTCGGTCAGCGCAGGATCGGCAGCGGCGTCGTCGGCGGCGACACCTGCCCGCTGA
- a CDS encoding 4-(cytidine 5'-diphospho)-2-C-methyl-D-erythritol kinase gives MTPSAAASVRVRAPGKINVFLEVGDVQDDGYHELATAFQAVSLYEELTATPADDISLSVSARGPVDVEGVPTDDRNLAVRAARLLAQTAGVDRGAHLSIRKAVPVAGGMGGGSADAAAALVACDALWGLGMPTSELVRLAARLGADVPFALMGGTAVGTGRGDQLSPALARGRFDWVLVPNDLGMSTPVVYGELDAHRRRHAVDIGPAPRVPAVDPDVLHALRQGDAGMLAATLRNDLQAPALHLRPDLARVLERGESSGALAGLVSGSGPTLAFLAADEAAAIDLQVTLSAAGLVALHVHGPVPGARVI, from the coding sequence ATGACGCCCTCCGCCGCGGCATCCGTCCGCGTCCGCGCCCCGGGCAAGATCAACGTCTTCCTCGAGGTCGGCGACGTCCAGGACGACGGCTATCACGAGCTGGCGACGGCTTTTCAGGCCGTCTCCCTGTACGAAGAGCTCACTGCCACGCCCGCCGACGACATCTCGCTCTCGGTCTCCGCCCGCGGTCCCGTCGACGTCGAGGGCGTGCCCACCGACGATCGCAACCTCGCCGTCCGCGCGGCACGGCTGCTCGCGCAGACGGCCGGCGTCGACCGCGGCGCGCACCTGTCGATCCGCAAGGCGGTGCCCGTGGCCGGCGGCATGGGTGGGGGGTCGGCCGACGCCGCGGCCGCGCTGGTCGCCTGTGACGCACTCTGGGGACTGGGGATGCCGACGAGCGAACTGGTGCGTCTCGCGGCGCGCCTGGGGGCCGATGTGCCGTTCGCGTTGATGGGCGGAACGGCCGTGGGCACCGGTCGCGGCGACCAGCTGAGCCCGGCCCTCGCCCGTGGACGCTTCGATTGGGTGCTCGTGCCCAACGACCTCGGCATGTCGACTCCCGTCGTGTACGGGGAACTGGACGCGCACCGCCGACGTCACGCCGTCGACATCGGACCGGCGCCCCGCGTACCCGCGGTCGACCCCGACGTGCTGCATGCGCTGCGTCAGGGCGACGCCGGCATGCTGGCGGCGACGCTGCGCAACGATCTGCAGGCGCCGGCCCTGCACCTCCGTCCCGATCTCGCCCGCGTGCTCGAGCGGGGCGAGAGCTCGGGCGCGCTCGCCGGCCTCGTCTCGGGGTCGGGTCCGACACTGGCGTTCCTCGCGGCCGACGAGGCCGCGGCCATCGACCTCCAGGTCACGCTGAGTGCGGCCGGTCTCGTGGCGCTGCATGTTCATGGTCCGGTGCCGGGGGCTCGCGTGATCTGA
- a CDS encoding DUF427 domain-containing protein yields MKAVLDGVVIAEADRDDLASIEGNWYFPPQAIRDGALHQSPTPYTCPWKGAAQYWNISLDGAELPDGAWSYPDLRPGAVERVGTDFAGYVAFDRKVAVSD; encoded by the coding sequence ATGAAGGCAGTGCTCGACGGCGTCGTGATCGCCGAAGCCGACCGCGACGATCTGGCCTCCATCGAGGGCAACTGGTACTTCCCGCCGCAGGCGATCCGTGACGGCGCTCTGCACCAGAGCCCCACGCCCTACACGTGCCCGTGGAAGGGTGCGGCGCAGTACTGGAACATCTCGCTCGACGGTGCCGAGCTGCCCGACGGCGCCTGGTCGTACCCGGATCTGCGTCCGGGCGCGGTCGAGCGAGTCGGCACGGACTTCGCCGGATACGTCGCGTTCGACCGCAAGGTCGCGGTCTCCGACTGA
- a CDS encoding ABC transporter ATP-binding protein: MIEFSNVSKVFPDGTRAVDGFDLVIPSRKTTVFVGSSGCGKTTLLRMINRMVEPSSGTITIDGDDIGAKPAVQLRRSIGYVMQNSGLLPHFTVADNIATVPVLQGQNRKTARARALELMKTVGLDAAMADRYPSQLSGGQQQRVGVARGLAADPNILLMDEPFGAVDPIVRDELQQELIRLQNDIGKTIVFVTHDIDEAFLLGDQVVILEKGAKVAQVGTPSEIVENPASDFVASFIGAVKGKRALHLKQTATGTVVVDAEGRTQGALVEDSHR, translated from the coding sequence ATGATCGAGTTCTCGAACGTCTCGAAGGTCTTTCCCGACGGCACCCGCGCGGTCGACGGGTTCGATCTCGTCATCCCCTCCCGTAAGACCACGGTCTTCGTCGGCTCCTCCGGCTGCGGCAAGACGACGCTGCTGCGCATGATCAACCGCATGGTCGAGCCCTCGTCGGGAACGATCACGATCGACGGTGACGACATCGGAGCCAAACCCGCGGTGCAGCTCCGCCGCAGCATCGGCTACGTCATGCAGAATTCCGGGCTTCTGCCGCATTTCACGGTGGCCGACAACATCGCCACGGTCCCGGTGCTGCAGGGGCAGAACCGCAAGACCGCCCGCGCGCGCGCACTCGAGCTGATGAAGACCGTCGGACTCGACGCCGCGATGGCCGACCGCTACCCGAGCCAGCTCTCGGGCGGACAGCAGCAGCGCGTCGGTGTGGCGCGCGGGCTCGCCGCCGACCCCAACATCCTGCTGATGGACGAGCCGTTCGGCGCCGTCGACCCGATCGTGCGCGACGAGCTCCAGCAGGAGCTGATCCGCCTGCAGAACGACATCGGCAAGACCATCGTCTTCGTCACGCACGACATCGACGAGGCGTTCCTTCTCGGCGACCAGGTCGTCATCCTCGAAAAGGGTGCGAAGGTCGCGCAGGTGGGCACGCCGAGCGAGATCGTCGAGAACCCGGCATCCGATTTCGTGGCGAGTTTCATCGGCGCCGTGAAGGGCAAGCGCGCGCTGCACCTGAAGCAGACGGCGACCGGGACGGTCGTTGTGGATGCCGAGGGCCGTACGCAGGGTGCGCTGGTGGAGGACTCCCACCGGTGA
- a CDS encoding ABC transporter permease, with the protein MNWVGNNLELIGELTLVHLRQSLIALIAGFVISIPLGWVAWRYRLVRSSVITITGLLYTIPSLALLILVPVVTGWYSIVSPTNLIVALAIYAVAILVRAVADGLDSVDAGVRQASTAIGYGSFRRFWAVEFPLAGPVVLAGLRVASASTIALATVGILVGIQNIGYLFTNGLQRRIIPEVFAGVVAVVVLALLIDLLLVIAGRLLMPWTRGAKTVSRQGNRTLVKA; encoded by the coding sequence GTGAACTGGGTAGGGAACAACCTCGAACTGATCGGGGAGCTGACGCTCGTCCACTTGCGGCAGAGCCTGATCGCGCTGATCGCCGGGTTCGTCATCAGCATCCCGCTGGGGTGGGTCGCGTGGCGCTACCGCCTCGTTCGTTCGAGCGTCATCACGATCACCGGGCTGCTGTACACGATCCCCTCCCTCGCTCTGCTCATCCTCGTGCCCGTCGTGACCGGCTGGTATTCGATCGTCAGCCCCACCAACCTGATCGTCGCCCTGGCCATCTACGCCGTCGCCATCCTCGTGCGCGCCGTCGCCGACGGACTCGATTCGGTGGATGCCGGCGTGCGCCAGGCCTCCACGGCGATCGGTTACGGGTCGTTCCGGCGCTTCTGGGCGGTGGAGTTCCCCCTCGCGGGTCCCGTGGTGCTCGCGGGTCTCCGCGTCGCCTCGGCCAGCACGATCGCCCTGGCCACGGTCGGCATCCTGGTCGGCATCCAGAACATCGGCTACCTCTTCACCAACGGACTGCAGCGGCGCATCATCCCGGAGGTGTTCGCGGGGGTGGTCGCGGTCGTCGTGCTCGCGCTGCTCATCGACCTGCTGCTCGTGATCGCCGGGCGCCTGCTCATGCCGTGGACGCGCGGCGCGAAGACCGTGTCGCGCCAGGGCAACCGGACGTTGGTGAAGGCATGA
- a CDS encoding ABC transporter permease: MNLIGEAIAWIFSGDPGQFDSIPVAIGVQLLYTLVAILIAGAIAIPLGWYIGHTGKGRETAVAISGAARAIPSFGLLILLTLLLGVLHKPEAAIISFVILAIPSLLAGAYTGFEAIDRRVIDAGRSMGMTETQILWRIEVPLGLPLLVGGIRAATLQVLATVTIAAYIGLGGLGQYIIAAIPLRRFDILIGGAILVALLALITDGLFALLQHLVVPRGIRAAGASQPQRRSARQRRAEAIAVGAPTAPPATP, translated from the coding sequence ATGAATCTCATCGGCGAGGCCATCGCCTGGATCTTCTCGGGAGATCCGGGACAATTCGACTCGATCCCCGTCGCGATCGGCGTGCAGCTGCTCTATACGCTCGTCGCGATTCTCATCGCCGGGGCCATCGCCATTCCGCTCGGCTGGTACATCGGGCACACCGGCAAGGGCCGCGAGACCGCGGTCGCGATCTCGGGCGCCGCGCGCGCGATCCCGTCCTTCGGTCTGCTCATCCTGCTGACGTTGCTGCTGGGCGTGCTGCACAAGCCGGAGGCGGCGATCATCTCGTTCGTCATCCTCGCCATTCCGTCGCTGCTGGCCGGTGCGTACACCGGGTTCGAGGCGATCGACCGGCGGGTCATCGACGCGGGCCGCTCGATGGGCATGACCGAGACGCAGATCCTCTGGCGCATCGAGGTGCCCCTCGGGCTGCCCCTGCTCGTCGGCGGCATCCGCGCGGCCACGCTGCAGGTGCTGGCGACCGTCACGATCGCCGCCTACATCGGCCTCGGCGGGCTCGGGCAGTACATCATCGCCGCGATCCCGCTCCGCCGCTTCGACATCCTCATCGGCGGCGCGATCCTGGTCGCCCTGCTCGCGCTGATCACCGACGGGCTGTTCGCCCTGCTGCAGCATCTCGTCGTCCCCCGCGGCATCCGTGCCGCCGGCGCTTCACAGCCTCAGCGCCGCTCCGCCCGGCAGCGTCGCGCCGAGGCCATCGCCGTGGGCGCCCCGACCGCGCCACCGGCGACCCCCTGA
- a CDS encoding ABC transporter substrate-binding protein has protein sequence MFTARTRKGLGVFAGLAVASISLAGCSGGSSDPLSNGGGDASASSDTIVVGSQAYYSNEIIAEIYAQALEGAGLNVERQFQIGQRDAYIPLLEDGTVSVFPEYTGNLLQFFDAETTARTADEVYAALPAALPEGLEVLDQSEATDQDSYTVTSAFAQANGLTSIADLAKVTTGLTLGGNAELAERPYGPTGLQSTYGVSVQFSPTGETTVDDLVAGTIQVANVYTADPRIQTDDLVTLTDPEGLFLASNVVPVVNSNIASEVSDVLNKVSAALTPEGLVELNVKSTVDQESSADIASEWLAANGF, from the coding sequence ATGTTCACAGCACGAACCCGGAAGGGCCTCGGCGTCTTCGCCGGCCTCGCTGTCGCCTCGATCTCCCTCGCCGGATGCTCCGGCGGGTCGAGCGACCCCCTCAGCAACGGCGGCGGCGACGCCTCCGCGTCGTCCGACACGATCGTCGTCGGCTCGCAGGCGTACTACTCGAACGAGATCATCGCCGAGATCTACGCCCAGGCGCTGGAGGGCGCCGGCCTGAACGTCGAGCGCCAGTTCCAGATCGGTCAGCGCGACGCCTACATCCCGCTGCTCGAGGACGGCACCGTGTCGGTGTTCCCGGAGTACACCGGCAACCTGCTGCAGTTCTTCGACGCCGAGACCACGGCGCGCACGGCCGACGAGGTGTACGCGGCGCTGCCCGCGGCCCTGCCGGAGGGTCTCGAGGTGCTCGACCAGTCCGAGGCCACCGACCAGGACTCGTACACCGTCACCTCGGCGTTCGCGCAGGCGAACGGCCTGACCAGCATCGCCGACCTCGCCAAGGTGACCACCGGCCTGACCCTCGGTGGCAACGCCGAGCTCGCCGAGCGCCCCTACGGCCCCACCGGCCTGCAGTCGACGTACGGCGTGAGCGTGCAGTTCTCGCCCACCGGTGAGACCACCGTCGACGACCTCGTCGCCGGCACCATCCAGGTCGCCAACGTCTACACGGCCGACCCGCGCATCCAGACCGACGACCTGGTGACGCTGACCGACCCCGAGGGTCTCTTCCTCGCGTCGAACGTCGTGCCCGTCGTCAACTCGAACATCGCCTCCGAGGTGTCCGACGTGCTGAACAAGGTCAGCGCGGCGCTCACGCCCGAGGGCCTGGTCGAACTGAACGTGAAGTCGACGGTCGACCAGGAGTCCTCGGCCGACATCGCGTCGGAGTGGCTCGCCGCCAACGGCTTCTGA